One Calderihabitans maritimus DNA segment encodes these proteins:
- a CDS encoding RidA family protein: MIEEKLKELGLQLPEAPEPLAAYVPAVKVDKWVYTAGQIPLIGGSLKYRGKLGRDLTVEEGYKAAEICALNCLSVIKAAVGSLDQIERIVKVVGFVNSAPGFIEQPKVINGASELLGKLFGEAGQHARSAVGVNELPADAPVEIEMIVKLK, encoded by the coding sequence GTGATTGAGGAAAAGTTAAAGGAACTGGGATTACAACTGCCGGAAGCACCTGAGCCGTTAGCTGCTTACGTTCCGGCAGTCAAGGTTGACAAATGGGTATACACAGCAGGTCAGATACCCCTGATAGGGGGCAGTTTGAAGTATAGAGGGAAATTAGGAAGGGATTTGACGGTAGAGGAAGGTTATAAAGCGGCGGAGATCTGCGCCCTCAACTGCTTAAGTGTTATCAAGGCAGCTGTGGGAAGTCTGGACCAAATTGAGAGAATTGTTAAGGTAGTCGGTTTTGTTAACAGTGCTCCCGGATTTATTGAACAGCCTAAAGTTATTAATGGCGCTTCGGAACTTTTGGGAAAATTATTTGGTGAGGCCGGTCAGCATGCGCGTTCGGCTGTAGGGGTAAACGAGTTGCCTGCCGATGCCCCGGTCGAGATTGAGATGATAGTTAAACTTAAATAA
- a CDS encoding DUF6917 domain-containing protein: protein MFKENPYALKKEINGRLVVVLRGKLEKRGLELISSISRVVKQGEIHELIVTTQEASPGGTVERVAYIGFVEIYQGGVIVVGDGVYCGEQYLGQIVGFEETHMPNHLNLVIRSDDFSSGLERGLELDMKVIFKQRK from the coding sequence ATGTTTAAAGAGAACCCCTATGCATTAAAGAAAGAGATAAACGGACGATTGGTGGTGGTTTTACGGGGTAAATTGGAGAAACGAGGCTTAGAGCTCATCAGCTCTATTTCCAGGGTGGTGAAGCAAGGGGAAATTCACGAGTTGATAGTTACCACTCAGGAAGCTAGCCCGGGAGGTACGGTAGAGCGGGTTGCCTACATTGGCTTCGTGGAAATTTACCAAGGAGGAGTAATTGTAGTCGGCGATGGGGTATATTGCGGAGAACAGTACCTGGGACAAATTGTCGGCTTTGAAGAAACTCATATGCCTAATCATTTAAATTTGGTGATCAGGTCTGATGATTTCAGCAGCGGGTTGGAACGAGGACTGGAGCTGGATATGAAAGTGATTTTTAAGCAGAGAAAATAA
- a CDS encoding FadR/GntR family transcriptional regulator has translation MLSERRQLEMKILSIIHDGREPVGSGTISEQLRQAGIKVSEATVGRVLRGLDAQGYTERVGYQGRIITARGLEQLAELRREKEKLSYGFELIKLVHSTSKENLIDLLVARRAIEGETAYLAALNATEKEILQLHEILERQRSHYRFGIGGAEEDLKFHGLIAEMGRNKVLQAALKLIRQDGQLGPVLEYIRKEVHSSIVVDHERIAQAIADRKAEEARAAMVTHIENLMADVEKYWDQVIKKNKTG, from the coding sequence ATGTTAAGTGAGCGCAGACAACTGGAAATGAAGATCTTGTCGATTATCCACGATGGAAGGGAACCTGTTGGCTCCGGGACCATTAGTGAGCAGTTACGGCAGGCTGGTATTAAGGTAAGTGAAGCTACTGTGGGAAGAGTTTTAAGAGGGCTCGATGCTCAAGGCTATACCGAAAGAGTAGGTTATCAGGGTCGAATAATCACCGCAAGGGGCCTGGAACAATTGGCCGAACTACGTCGCGAAAAAGAGAAATTATCCTATGGTTTTGAGCTAATAAAACTGGTTCATAGTACCAGCAAGGAGAATCTTATTGACCTGCTGGTAGCTCGCAGGGCTATTGAAGGGGAGACTGCTTATTTGGCAGCTTTAAATGCTACCGAGAAGGAGATATTACAACTCCACGAAATTCTGGAGCGGCAGAGATCCCATTACAGATTTGGAATAGGTGGCGCCGAGGAAGACTTGAAGTTTCACGGGCTAATTGCTGAAATGGGACGAAACAAGGTGCTGCAGGCGGCCCTGAAATTAATCAGGCAGGACGGCCAGTTGGGACCGGTATTAGAATATATTCGCAAAGAAGTGCATAGCAGTATTGTGGTCGATCACGAAAGGATAGCCCAGGCCATTGCGGACAGAAAAGCTGAAGAAGCTCGAGCGGCTATGGTTACGCATATAGAAAATCTTATGGCAGACGTTGAAAAATACTGGGATCAGGTTATTAAAAAAAATAAAACGGGATAA